TATGGTGAACTTTCAGCAGTCAGCACCATATTTTCATCAATTGAACACGGTAGCGTAGTCAGGTTCCTGACTTTCAACGGATTTTTCGAATCAAAAGCCTCCACTTCCTGCCCACCAGCGCCGACCGAAATTACTTTCCAGAAATAATCACCTTCGGGGATGTTGGTCAAAATGAAAAACGTATCCTGAATTCCTTCAAAAACCTGGGTAAGCTGTGGTTCAAACTGATCGCCGGTAGTGAGTAAAAAATTGTAGGTTATTGGATAGCCGTTTGGGTCAGACGATGTCGACCACTTGAAAGTGATATCCTGGGGTTGATAACCCGGTGTTGGCTCACAGGTAAATGATGACTGAACATTTTCGAAGTACCAGTTGAGTTTTGCCGGAAACGATACGAAATGATCTTTTTCCACCTGCACCCGCGCCAGCCAATCTTCAACACTTTGGATGTTGTCCGTTGTATCTTGTGCAACCGAAGCTTCGAGCACTGCCGCCAGGCTGTCAATTTTAGGCCAGAAAATATCCGTTCTAAAGACATCCTGCAGGATTTGATTTGCCCTGGCTTTTATATCTGAAAGCATTTCCGGATTGAGGATGGCCTTTTCCAGGTAGGGATTATCGTGTGTCCAGGGCGCCGAACTGTAGGTGTGGTTCCTCCATGCGTACACCGAAAGGGTTTTGTCAAGGTCCCAGGGCAGCATTTTCCATTTGCCCGAACCATTCACATCATGATACATGTAGTAATTGTGGTAGTATGTACTTTGGTTGCAGGTTACCATGTTGCAGGCAATGATGTTTACCACCTGGTCGTAATTCATTTGTTCCTCACAAAATGATTTGTAATCATCAACACTCGCAGTATGAATTGCATCAATCAGTTGAGCAAGGTCTTCCTTGTTGCCCGACCCCGTTTTTTGTTCCCAAAAATTGGTGAGGTCATCATAAATACTCAGGCAGGCGCCATCGAGCGAAGCTTTGTAGAGATTTCCCAATGGATCCATGTTGTGATTTTCGAGAAATTGCTCATCAATATTTTCGGTTCGGTTGTAGAGCCCCAGAAACTCTCCATTCAGGTATAACCGTGCATGTTCTGTAACAAAGCATGTCAGCCCTGCTCTATTGAAAATCTGGCTGCTGAGGTAGGCGCGGATGTAACTTTCGTCTTCATATTCTGCGTTAAAATTCAATTCCTCACGTCCATTGGAAAAAGGGTCGCTATAAAATTTCACTTTCAGCGATTTTTTTGGCAGATACCGCGATCCATCACCCCGGATGCGCATTTTGACATCGTTCCAGGTTGTGTCTCCACAGGTGAAGGTGATGGGTATGAAAATATCGTCAAGGAAGTTCTCGTAGATGTAGGCAAAGTCCTCAGGGTCGCATGTGATGTAATAATCTTTTACCTGCCCTGTGGTTTTATTACAAAGGAGGATGAGAAGGAAAACCGGAATAAGAAGTAAAGCGTTTGTTCTCACAAGATCATGTTGTGTTAAAATTTCGTACTAAAATAGCTTTTTCCTGGCAATACAAAGTTTTTGTAGAATCGTTTTCGGAGCGCTATTGATAGATGTTTTCACGACTTAGTTGATCATCAACTTTTTCACCACCACCTGATCGGTTGATATAATCCTTACGATGAATACCCCTTTTCTTGGGCTCATGTTCATCGCAAAATGACTAGAACCAGTAAGTTGCTGCATACTGACCAGACGCCCCGAAAGATCAAAAATTGAAACCTCCCCATCAGTTTTTTCGGGTAGTTTAATATAGATCAGACTACCGGCGGAGTACATATTTATTTCATCTGGTTCAACCTCGGGAATGTATGTGATGTCTTTAATCTCAATATCATCAAGCCTGAGTTGGGCTCTTGCACCGGTTTCGCCTTCAACGAAATAATATTTCCAAAGTAATTGCAGGTAGTCTTTCCCATGGAGAAACTGAGGAAGTGGGATTTCTTTGAACTCTGTCATGTTGCCATCGTTCCCGCAGATATATTCGACGGGTTGATTGTTGACCAGAAGATTAACAAATGAATCGTTGATATCTGTCCGGTATTGGAGTCTGATGGCATAAACCCTTTCGTTTTTGAGTAGGGTTGAGGCTACCCAGCTCATGTCAGCAAAAGAGACCTCACGTGTGTCAAGCGCAAGAAGCAGGCCTCCAAGATCGCGGTTACGCCCGGTGTTGATGAATGAAATACCTTCTTCTCCCATTCCGTTGATCCGTGTGCGATAAACATTTTTGAATGGGAAGCCAATATTCATCGAATCTTCTTCATGGTAGTCGTCATGAGGAATAAAGTAAGCGTAAGGTAAGGGTTCATAAATCCCCGGATCATCCACTTCGCTTTGCATGAAAAGGATGTGCTCAGGGAAGGTATTTTCTGGTTCATCCGCACTAAATGCTTCAAACGTAAACCTGTTGTTGTGTAAAGCAAAAGCTTTCGGATAAATCGTCAACTTAAAGGAATAAGTAAACGGCTCAGTAATACTGTCGGTGGCGGTTATTGAGATTGTAGCTCCTCCTCGTTTTTCAGGATAAATGGTAAGGATGTTTGCATCGATTAATGCAACGGTCATGCCTGAAGGGTCACTTAATACAGAATAATGGATTTGGTCATTATCAGGGTCCATAAAAATGTCGTCAAGATAAAACTCAAGCTCATCTCCACCTTCAATGGTTTGTTGAAGGGGGACAGGACCGACAACCTCAGGCGGCAGATTTTCGGGAGTCATCACCAGACCATCAAGGCTAAAATTATTGAAATTGACGCGGTTGCCTTCGTCAGCAGTCATATTGCTGCCTTCAAATCGAATGCGCAGTTTAAAATTGGGATTTTCATTCACCTCAATAATTGAGGTAAAATCCAGCTCGTAAAGTTGAAACTCCTGACTAAGCGATGGATTGAAATTAAGCAGCCCGGAGGAGGACCAAACGGGTTCTCCCTGCACAACACTGTATTCGATAAGCAGGTTTTCAGCAGCACCTTCATCTTTTGCAGCAAACCGGAATATAAGGTCGGTAAGTCCGGTAGAAGGTAAGTTGAAGGAAATTATATTTTCACCGCCATCACCTGTAAAAGGCTGTTTGATCTGAATGCCCCGCATGTCACTTTCTTCGTAGGTGAGGTTGTTATTTGCCGAAGGCCTGTAATTCAATGGTGTTGGATCATTTCGTCGTTCCATCGAAGCTTTCCGCCAGTTGGGGTCTTCAGGCGTGAATGGGTATCCGATCAGGGCAGAGTGAAAAGTAAGTTTGGCGCCTTCAAGGATTTTATAGGTTGGATCTAACGTGTCGAGTGGAGTATCGTTGGGAAGGGACGCATCAAAAAGCCAAAAATAAACCAGTCTCGGAACATCAACCCTGACAAAATGGGCAGTGGCTTCGAAATCTTCCTCGGGTATCAAATTTACAATCGGGTCTGTGCCTCTCAAATCGCCTGACCAGTGGCTAAATGCATAACCTTCGGCAGGGATGGCTTCCAGTTCAATTGGCACACCTTTGAAATAGATACCACTCCAGGGATAAGGATTGGTTCTTATACCTGGCGTATCTTCGGTGATTTCGATGGTGTTGATCCTCAGGTGCCCATGCCAGCGATTAGAGGTGTTGAGTGTGATTAAACATTCACCCTGAAGATCGAAATACTCAAGTAAATGCTGGCGTTGGTACTGAGGTCGCAGGTTGGCAAAGTCAATCAGAACATTGAGATTGGAATTCCAGTGCTCAGCATGGTAAAGATTTTTCCATCTCAAAATATGCTCCGGAATTTCAGGCTCAATTACCTGCTTTAGTTCATTCAAGGTATTGATTATGTGCTGGGGTTTAAAAGTTGTATTCAGCAAATCAGTAAACCGGATGATAAAGCTGGTTTTAAAATCGTCATTTTCAAGAAATTTTCTCAATAAAAATGTTGACCAGGGAGGATTTGGGTATTCGGGATGATCTGGTGCTGTCGCCATTTCAAGCGTATTGTGAACAAGTGCAGTATCCAAACCAAAAAGTCCAAATCCAAAATCCATGTCATACATCAGCCAGCGCCAGCGTCCATCGTGCCCGGCAGGGGCATTTGGAATAAATTCATCTGTTCGTAATCTCCAGTAATCGAGATTATTTCCCGGCCAGTCATGGTTATCCACATAGATGTTGGCAATCTGGTAATCCCTGAAATTGTTGACATCAATCCTGGTCTGGATGTATTGATAATGCTCTTCTTCCGCCAAACCATTTTCTTCTATAAAATCAATCGTTTCGTTGTAATGGATCAAATCACCTTCCCCTATTTCGTTGAGGTTCGTTATATAGTCAAGTTTTTCAGGATCAACGCCATACACCCTTTCAAGATAATGCCTGTCGTAGCGCTCTCTCAGGTTATGAATCCCCCAGTATTCACCATTGATAAATACAATCGAGGGTATATAATCCTGGGTATCGAATTCCAAATCGCTGACTACTGTCTGGATCAGGGCATCACGCAGCAAGGTTGAATAATAGTCCTGACCTGAATTCCTCAGAATGAGTCGTTTGAAATGATCATCCTCCAAATCAGGAAAAAACCTGTGATTGAAGCAGGACTCTCCGTATTCACTCCTTGCATACAGTCTGAGCGATTTCATTGCTCGTCTTCGCGCCTCATTGCCATGGATTCGAATCCCGATTTCATGTGAAATGTCTGGAAAGCTGCTTTTGGCATCAAAATACTCAAAATGAGCTCTTTTTTCCCATTCGTCGCTTGTGCGATGAAAGTTGGCCTGGGTCAGCCAGTTGTGTGGCGCTTCAGGGTTCTCAGTCCTCCAGTTGTCGTAATCAATCCCGGCAGTGTAGATGCCATTTTCATAATCAAACATTGCGTCTTTGTCAATACTTATCGACACTAAAGGTAAACTATACCGGTTCCTTCCATCTTCAGAAACAAAATAGGTGTTGCTAATCACCGGACTGGGTATGGCTCCCTCTTTGATTGCGACAGCTCTTACCACAGTTCCTTTATACACCGGATTGACCGGGAAGTAGTAAGGATTTTTGTGAAAAGTGGAAGAGATGCAGGTCAGGCTATCCGGCTTGTTTGTTCGATCTACAATGGCTATCGAATCGGTGTAGTGCAGGGAATGAACTGATCCGGCAATAAAATCACCAAAAGGGTCGCCGGGATTTTGAGGGTAATGATTTTTATACTGAAATGTGAAGCCTTCAAGATTTGCCGGATTTGGGGTTGAGCCATCAAGGGTATAAATAATGGTGGCATCCGGGTCTGGATGAGAAAGCTTTAGTGAAAACTCTTCGGTATAAAAACCACCTGCGTGGGAAAATGAAGGAGGTTCAATAATTTCGTTGTAACCCTGCGTGGAATTGCTAACACCGGGTGTTGACTCAGTAAAATAATACCATGCTTCACTGCCATCGGGTTGGTGTCCGTACGAAAAATCATAATGAAGTAAAACGGGTGGGCTTTCGCTGACTAATGAACCGTAAGGATTGGTTAAAAACAGCGCTTCTCCCTCTGCGCTGATACTGAAATTTGTATGCAGCGGGCTACCGGGAATTGCACGGTCTTTACCAGATGCCCATACCAGCAAAAACTGACCGGGATGCAGGGTTACATCCGGGAAAATCCATTGAAAAGGATCATCAGAATTGTCTGAAAACCCAAAACCCATAAGGTTGATGGTCTTCTCGCCGGTATAGAAAAATTCAACCCAATCAGAAAAGTCGCCATCTTCATCAGCTATTTTCGAAACATTAGATGACATCAACTCATTGATGCAAACAGGTTGAGCAGAAAGGAGAGTGCAACTCAATAAAGAAATTACAAGAAAACCTGAAAGAATTTTATGGTTAATGAAGCGATGCATTTTCAAACAAATGATTAGAAGAAACTCTAAAAACCTATTGGTGATCAGTTCAAATGATTCACCGGATCAATACTTTTTTTGACCAAATATTATCCCCGGTTAGAATTCTGATAATGAAAACGCCATGAGCCTGATTCAGATTGATAACACAACCCGAAGAATTATGAAGTTGTTTTTGCTCAATCAAACGTCCCATGACATCATGAACTGTAAGAAGACCATTGGTCAACTCAGGATAATTAACAAAAATCGAACCACCGACAGTATGAACGTGTATTAAATCCTGTTCGAAATCTTTAACGCCAGTTATATCCTTGAAAATGATATCATCCAATCTTAACTGTGCTCTTGCACCAGTTTCAACTTCCACAAAATAGTATTTCCATAAAAGCTGCACATATTGCTTATTCAGCGCATTAAGCGGCAGATGAATGTTATCAAAAATTACTTCATCTCCATCTTCAGCAGTCATATACTCTATGATCTGGCTGTTTTGGATAAGGTCGGTAAACGGGGAAAAAAGATCGGTGCGGTAGAGTAAGCGGATAGCATACACACGTTCATTTTTCAGTATTGTTCCTCCCAACCATTCAAGGGTTGCATCAGATACATTGCGTGTGTCGAGGGCGAGTAAAGCTCCTCCTAAATCACGCTCACGACCGGTATTGATGAATGAAATTCCTTCATCACCCAGCCCGTTAATCCTTGTCCTCCTTGTGTTGTTGTATGGGAATCCTATTGTGGCAATATCATCCGGATGATAATCATCGTGCGGAATAAAGTAAGGAAACAGCAAAGGGTCGTTCAATCCCGGGTCATTGATATCGCTTTGAAGAAAAATCATGTGTTGTGGGTAGGTGTATTCCGGTTCGTTTGGATTCCAGGCCGTAAATGAGAATTGTCCATTACTGAGAGGGAATGCCATCGGATACACCAATACCCTGAAGGATGCATTGACCGGCGGGTAATTACCGTCACTTGCCGTTAACGAAATAATTGCATCACCGCGTTTAATCGGATTTAGTGTGAGTGTGCTGCCGTTCAAAATTGCCTGGACCATGGTTGGCCTGCTGCTTGAGGCAGTAAATGTCAATGGATCATTATCGGGGTCATTAAATACGTTGTTTAGATTGAAAACCAGACTCTCCCCAGCCTCAATCAGCTCCTGAAGAGGAAGTTGGTTAACCACAACCGGAGGTAGATTGCCGCCACTGATTGATGTTGCATCAAGG
This genomic stretch from Bacteroidales bacterium harbors:
- a CDS encoding CotH kinase family protein; this translates as MSSNVSKIADEDGDFSDWVEFFYTGEKTINLMGFGFSDNSDDPFQWIFPDVTLHPGQFLLVWASGKDRAIPGSPLHTNFSISAEGEALFLTNPYGSLVSESPPVLLHYDFSYGHQPDGSEAWYYFTESTPGVSNSTQGYNEIIEPPSFSHAGGFYTEEFSLKLSHPDPDATIIYTLDGSTPNPANLEGFTFQYKNHYPQNPGDPFGDFIAGSVHSLHYTDSIAIVDRTNKPDSLTCISSTFHKNPYYFPVNPVYKGTVVRAVAIKEGAIPSPVISNTYFVSEDGRNRYSLPLVSISIDKDAMFDYENGIYTAGIDYDNWRTENPEAPHNWLTQANFHRTSDEWEKRAHFEYFDAKSSFPDISHEIGIRIHGNEARRRAMKSLRLYARSEYGESCFNHRFFPDLEDDHFKRLILRNSGQDYYSTLLRDALIQTVVSDLEFDTQDYIPSIVFINGEYWGIHNLRERYDRHYLERVYGVDPEKLDYITNLNEIGEGDLIHYNETIDFIEENGLAEEEHYQYIQTRIDVNNFRDYQIANIYVDNHDWPGNNLDYWRLRTDEFIPNAPAGHDGRWRWLMYDMDFGFGLFGLDTALVHNTLEMATAPDHPEYPNPPWSTFLLRKFLENDDFKTSFIIRFTDLLNTTFKPQHIINTLNELKQVIEPEIPEHILRWKNLYHAEHWNSNLNVLIDFANLRPQYQRQHLLEYFDLQGECLITLNTSNRWHGHLRINTIEITEDTPGIRTNPYPWSGIYFKGVPIELEAIPAEGYAFSHWSGDLRGTDPIVNLIPEEDFEATAHFVRVDVPRLVYFWLFDASLPNDTPLDTLDPTYKILEGAKLTFHSALIGYPFTPEDPNWRKASMERRNDPTPLNYRPSANNNLTYEESDMRGIQIKQPFTGDGGENIISFNLPSTGLTDLIFRFAAKDEGAAENLLIEYSVVQGEPVWSSSGLLNFNPSLSQEFQLYELDFTSIIEVNENPNFKLRIRFEGSNMTADEGNRVNFNNFSLDGLVMTPENLPPEVVGPVPLQQTIEGGDELEFYLDDIFMDPDNDQIHYSVLSDPSGMTVALIDANILTIYPEKRGGATISITATDSITEPFTYSFKLTIYPKAFALHNNRFTFEAFSADEPENTFPEHILFMQSEVDDPGIYEPLPYAYFIPHDDYHEEDSMNIGFPFKNVYRTRINGMGEEGISFINTGRNRDLGGLLLALDTREVSFADMSWVASTLLKNERVYAIRLQYRTDINDSFVNLLVNNQPVEYICGNDGNMTEFKEIPLPQFLHGKDYLQLLWKYYFVEGETGARAQLRLDDIEIKDITYIPEVEPDEINMYSAGSLIYIKLPEKTDGEVSIFDLSGRLVSMQQLTGSSHFAMNMSPRKGVFIVRIISTDQVVVKKLMIN
- a CDS encoding T9SS type A sorting domain-containing protein, with the translated sequence MKTLALPCAKLGILLTLILNIQLPNPIWASQNNPVEKSTAQVNSEGFMKEKLLTSQLIYFWLFDTSIPNDTPLETIDPVYGLIEGGLLSYHSALAGYPFDPEDPNWRKASMERRNAPTPINYRPEGNNGIPYENSEMRGIQIKQPFTGDGGQNTILFNLPTTDFKDVIFRFAAMDEDAADNLVIDYSVVSGDPLWVNTGLTNPTPALEDDYELFEIDFSQATAANNNPDFKIRIRFSGSNMSGDEGNRVNFNNFSLDATSISGGNLPPVVVNQLPLQELIEAGESLVFNLNNVFNDPDNDPLTFTASSSRPTMVQAILNGSTLTLNPIKRGDAIISLTASDGNYPPVNASFRVLVYPMAFPLSNGQFSFTAWNPNEPEYTYPQHMIFLQSDINDPGLNDPLLFPYFIPHDDYHPDDIATIGFPYNNTRRTRINGLGDEGISFINTGRERDLGGALLALDTRNVSDATLEWLGGTILKNERVYAIRLLYRTDLFSPFTDLIQNSQIIEYMTAEDGDEVIFDNIHLPLNALNKQYVQLLWKYYFVEVETGARAQLRLDDIIFKDITGVKDFEQDLIHVHTVGGSIFVNYPELTNGLLTVHDVMGRLIEQKQLHNSSGCVINLNQAHGVFIIRILTGDNIWSKKVLIR
- a CDS encoding CotH kinase family protein, with protein sequence MRTNALLLIPVFLLILLCNKTTGQVKDYYITCDPEDFAYIYENFLDDIFIPITFTCGDTTWNDVKMRIRGDGSRYLPKKSLKVKFYSDPFSNGREELNFNAEYEDESYIRAYLSSQIFNRAGLTCFVTEHARLYLNGEFLGLYNRTENIDEQFLENHNMDPLGNLYKASLDGACLSIYDDLTNFWEQKTGSGNKEDLAQLIDAIHTASVDDYKSFCEEQMNYDQVVNIIACNMVTCNQSTYYHNYYMYHDVNGSGKWKMLPWDLDKTLSVYAWRNHTYSSAPWTHDNPYLEKAILNPEMLSDIKARANQILQDVFRTDIFWPKIDSLAAVLEASVAQDTTDNIQSVEDWLARVQVEKDHFVSFPAKLNWYFENVQSSFTCEPTPGYQPQDITFKWSTSSDPNGYPITYNFLLTTGDQFEPQLTQVFEGIQDTFFILTNIPEGDYFWKVISVGAGGQEVEAFDSKNPLKVRNLTTLPCSIDENMVLTAESSP